ATGCGTTTGAAGAAACTCCCTTTCATGTGCCCTCTCTCTGAGAAAAAACCGTACTCCCAACATGCAACGGCGAAAGACGAACGCAAGCCGATATCTCCCTCGCGTTCACCATTGATTCTGAACACCCCGCCCCTGGGGCGCTTCCCAAGGATTGTTGGAAGCATTCGTTCGGTTTTCTCGAAGGATTCCGCCGGGCAGGCAGCCGGTCATTATATGGTGGCCCCATGGTCCTCTACGCCCTGGTCTCCCTGCTCGTGCTCGCGGAGCCGTCTGCCGACGGCTGGAACACCTACGCCAACTCGCGCTACGGCTACTCCGTTGCCGTGCCCGCGGGCCTCCAGGGCCAGGGCGAGTCCGGCAACGGCGATGGCCAGGAGTTCCAGGATTCCTCGGGCAAGGCCGTCCTCAAGGTGTGGGCCGCGCCGGTGGTGGAGCTCGACGGGACGCCCGAGAGCAAGACGGACCTGGCGTGGAACCGGAAGGCCGCCGTGGAGCGGTGGCGCAAGCAGAAGGTGCGCATCACCTACCAGCCCAAGGGCAAGGGCTGGTGGGTGCTCTCCGGCGAGGATGCCCAGGGGCGCATCGTCTACCTGAAGCAGCTGGAGAAGGAGGGCGTCGTCTACGGCTTCGAGTGGAGCCACCCGAAGGGCGCCAAGGCGTGGCAGGACGCCACGGCGCGCATCGCCCGCGGCTTCACGCTGCCTTGATCCGTCCGCGCCCCGCCTGAAGCCGGACTTCCGGACCGGCTGCGCCTATAAGGCGCTTCATGGATGTGAAGTGGCGTCAGGTGGTGGAGTGGTTGCTGGACGCGGGGCGGGTGGAGTGGACCATCGAGCGGCCCTCCCCCGGCAGTGAGCCTGCTCCCCGGGAGCTGTTCATCAGCGTGGGCTCCCGCAGCGAGGCCCTGCCCGCGCACCCCCGCATGCTCGCCTGGAAGCTGCCCCAGTGGACGCGCCGCGCCGTGCGCTCCACCACCGGCACCGTCCTCTTGTCCGCCGAGGCGCTCGATGCGTTCGCCCAGGCGCTCGCCGCCCCCGGCGCGGAGCCCGGCCCCGTGCGGCTGCGCGTCCACGTGCACACCATCGACGTCGTCTGCGCCAGCCTCCTGGCCGCCTTCCGCATCCTCCATGGCACCTGGCCCGAGGCGGCCGGGGCGCTCGCCGAGTACCTGGGCGAGTGGGAGCAGGGCCACACCGAGACGGTGGGGGACTACGAGCGCGCCCTGGGCACGGTGTTCTACGCGGCGCTGAACCTCTGGCCCTCGGAGACGGCCTGCCCCACGCGCGAGGTGCTGGAGCTGATGGCCCGCGTGCTGGAGACCGTGCACCAGCCCTCGGCGCTGGCGAAGCTGCCCGAGGTGTTCATTCCCGGGCCGCTCTCCCGGCGGCTCAAGGCGGACAAGTTCCTCTACCGCGCGGAGCTGTCGCGCGCCCAGCTCGTGCAGCTCGACATTCCCCTGGGCGATGTGAAGGACGGGCCCGTGCGGCGCGTGGACGCGCTCTTCCTGTCCTCGCTCCAGGACGTCACCGTGCTGCGGCTCCTGGCGCGCAACGACACGGAGCACACCCAGTACGGCCAGGGCTTCGACTTCATGGCCGTCCACATCGCCCGGCCCGGCCAGTCCAAGCCCTGGCATGCCTTCTCCCTCAACCCCGAGCGCGCCGGCACGCTGGCGAACCTCGCGGGCGCGCTGGATGACTTGGAAGGAGACCGGCTGCCGGATGGCGCCCCCCGCGCCCGGGGCGCCCGGCGCTTCGAGCGCCAGCCCAACGACTATCAGGACCCCTGGTACTCGGATGGCTACGCCAGCCCCCTGGGCCGCGCGACGATGGTGGCCGTGCCGTACTCGGGCACCCGGCTGTCCCGCCGCGAGCTGTGGGAGTTTCTCTGGAGCGAGTTCAACGTCGGCCGCAACGTGCACGTGCTCCAGGCGCACACCCTGCTGGGCCGGCCCTTCCTCTGGCGGGGGCCCGCGCCCGAGGCGGAGCTGAAGTCCCGGGGCTTCCGCCGCTGTGACTTGTCCGGCCGGGGCACCGCCTTCCACCCCGCGGTGGTGAACTCCTTCCTGGGCGCCACGGAAGAGGCGGACGTGCTGCACTACGAGAAGACCGCCGGCCCCCACACCGCGCGCGTCTCCGTCTACCCGAACCGCCTCGTCGTCGTGTGGGTGGAGTGGGCGCGGCAGGAAGCCGTCTCGCTGTACGCGCTCGCCCAGGAGCAGGCCGCGCTCGTGGAGGGCCCCGCCGCCTGGGAGTTCGAGGCCCTGCGGGGCCTCGCCCCGTGGCTCGCCCCCCTGGGGCCGGAGCGCTGGATGGTGTACGGCGCCTACCGCATCTCCCGGGGGCGCTCGTCCATGCTCGATGACTCCCGTGCCATGCAGGGGCTCTTCCACGCGCTGGCCTCGGGCACGGCCCCCACGCTGGAGAAACTGCCCTCGGAGGCCGCCGCGGAGGGCCGGCGCGTGCTCCGGGACTCGGCGGGGGAGACGGAGCACTGGCTGACGTCCACCGGGGGCGCGCGGCTGGAGTTCCTCATCGAAGAGGAGGCGCGGGGGCCGCTCGCCTGTGACCGGGACTTCCTCCTGTTCCTGCTCACCCTGGGACAGCGCTACTCGGCCTTCGAGACGAGCCGGCGCATGGCCGAGGTGGAGCAGCGCTACCGCACCTCGCGCTGGCAGAGCCTGCGGCCCGCGCGCAGCGTGCGCTCGGACGTCATGCTGTTCACCAACTCCCTGTGGCACACCCGGGTGAGCGAGGATCCGGACCTCAACGCCCGCTACCTCGCCTGGCACTCCCTGCACGGCATGCAGGAGACGGTGGAGGCCATGCGGGACCAGGCCTCCGAGCTGGACCAGTACAAGCGCGACCAGTTCGACCGGATGGTGAGCATCCTCCTGTTCGTCTTCCTGCCCGTGAGCCTGGCGTGCGGCTTCTTCTCGGGGGCCCAGTTCCAGGACATGAGCCCCTCGGTGGGCATCCCCGGCACCACCACCGGCTGGGTCATCTTCCTGGGCTACACCGCGGCCTTCACGGTGCTCGTCTTCGGCACCGTGCTGCTGGCCCGGATGATGAACTGGCGGCGGCGCTGAGCGGAAAAATAGGCACTCGCCGGCGCCTTGGAGTTTCACCGGCGAGTGCCCGCGCACCGCGCATGACACGGTGCATGAAGGGTTTCCGCGGAGCCCCCTCTACCAGAGGCACTCCTTCCTACGCACGCGGGGAGAATTCATTTCACAGGGGTCTGACATCCCTCAGGAGTGCTCCAACACCACACCTTGGATGACGTGGGCCACCTCGTTGCACTTGCCCGTGGCGGTGTCGAGCAGGTCGTAGATTTCCTTCCATTTGATGACGGTGAGGTGATCCATCCCACTTTTGAACAGCTGGCCCATGCCCGTGCGCAGCGCCTCGTCGGCCTGCCAGGCCAGGCGTTTGATGTCGCGGCACCCGGCGAGGATCTGCTGGGGCTTCTTGAGCAGCCGCAGCGAGCCCACCACCTCCTGCACCTTCTCGGCGCCCAGCACGAGCAGCCGGGCCAGCTCGGCCGCATCCGGCAGGGCGGCCTGGATGCCGTAGGCGCTCAGCCGGGTGGCCGCCGCGTGGGTGAAGTCCAGCACATCGTCGATGCGCGAGAGCAGGGCGTGAATCTGGAGCCGGTCGAACGGGGTGATGAACTGGTGGTGCAGCCGGGTGAGGGCGGTGTGGGTGACGAAGTCCCCGCGCAGCTCCATGTCCCGGAGCGCCTCGACGCGCGAGGGCACGTCCCGGTAGTCGCTGAGCAGGGCGTGGAGCAGCCGGGTGCCCTCCACCGTCACCGCGCACTGGGCGTCGAAGTCATCGAAGAACTCGTCGGACCGGGGCATGAGCTTCTCAAGCATCCCGACACCTCCTGATGGAAGCCAAGGGTTCAGCTTCTCCAGGAAAGCCCAGGCGTCTTTCGCGGGGATTTCGCCTTCATGAAGAAAGATTGTGCTGCCAGGAGCCGGGAAACCGGGGGCCTTCCGTGCTACGGCAGCGGCTGAGTCCATCGCTATCGAGGAGAAGACTCCGTGAGCACGAAGAACGTTCGCATCGAGAAGGACACCTTTGGCCCCATCGAGGTCCCGGCCGACAAGCTGTGGGGTGCCCAGACGCAGCGCAGCCGCCAGAACTTCGCCATCTCCTCCGAGCGCATGCCGCTGGCGCTCATCTACGCCCTGGTGCGGGTGAAGAAGGCCGCCGCGCTGGTGAACAAGGCCAACGGCTCGCTGCCGGCCGAGAAGGCCGACGCCATCGTGAAGGCCGCGGACGAGGTGCTGGAGGGCAAGCACGACGAGGAGTTCCCGCTGCTGGTGTGGCAGACGGGCAGCGGCACGCAGACGAACATGAACTGCAACGAGGTGCTGGCCAACCGCGCCTCGGAAATTTTGGGCGGCGAGCGCGGCGAGTCGCGCAAGGTGCACCCCAACGACGACGTGAACAAGGGGCAGAGCTCCAACGACGTGTTCCCCACCGCCATGAGCGTGGCGGCGGCGGAGGCCGTGGTGCAGCACGTGCTGCCCGAGCTGAAGGCGCTCCAGGACGTGCTCGCGCAGAAGTCCGAGGCCTTCAAGGACGTGGTGAAGATTGGCCGCACGCACCTGCAGGACGCCACCCCGCTCACGCTGGGCCAGGAGTTCAGCGGGTACGTGGCCCAGCTGCACCACGCCGCGGCGCACATCGAGCGCACGCTGCCGCACCTGTACGAACTGGCGCTGGGTGGTACCGCGGTGGGCACGGGCCTCAATGCCCCCAAGGGCTACGCCGAGCAGGTGGCCAAGGAGATCGCCCGCCTGACGGGGCAGCCGTTCGTCACGGCGCCCAACAAGTTCGAGGCGCTGGCGGCCAATGACGCGCTGGTGCAGGCGCACGGGGCGCTCAAGGGGCTGGCCGCGGTGCTGTTCAAGGTCGCCAACGACGTGCGGTGGCTGGCCTCCGGGCCGCGCTCGGGCATCGGCGAGCTGACGATTCCGGAGAATGAGCCCGGCAGCTCCATCATGCCCGGCAAGGTGAACCCCACCCAGTCCGAGGCGCTCACCATGCTCAGCGCGCAGGTGTTCGGCAACGATGTGGCCATTGGCCTGGGCGGGGCCTCGGGCAACTTCGAGCTGAACGTGTTCAAGCCGCTCATCATCCAGAACTTCCTGCAGAGCTGCCGGCTGCTGGCGGACGGCATGCGCAGCTTCCGCCTCCACTGCGCCGTGGGCATCGAGCCCAACCTGCCCCGGCTCAAGGAGAACCTGGAGCGCTCGCTCATGCTGGTCACGGCGCTCAACCCTCACATCGGCTACGACAACGCGGCGAAGATCGCGAAGACGGCGCACAAGCAGGGGAAGACCCTGAAGGAAGTCGCCGTGGAGCTGGGGCTGGTGACGCCCGAGCAGTTCGACCAGTGGGTGCGCCCGGAGAAGATGACGGGCAACCTGTAGTCCTGTCTGCGCCTCCCTGGGGTGGGTGCCTACTCCAGGGAGTCCCAGAGCGCGTCGAAGGCGCGGCCGAAGGGCTGAACGAGCCGCGTGTCGTCGGAGACGAGGACGTTCTCGTGGTTCACCGCGGCGGCCGAGCGCGTCCAGTTGTAGCTGCCGGTGAGCAGGCGCTTGCGGTCGAAGAGGGCGAACTTGTGGTGCATGTGGGCCTCGGTCCGGTCCAGCCGGACCGGGATGCCCGCCTCGCTCAGCCGGCGCATGTCCGAGCCTGGGTCCAGCGACTTGTCGTTGTCGCTCACCACCCGGACGCGCAGGCCCCGGCGGTGCGCCTCCAGCAGGGCCCGGGTGATGCGGTCATCCGTCACGGTGAAGACACACACCTCGATGGAGCCCCGGGCCTCCTCGATGAGCTCGACGATGGCGCGCAGGGGCCCCTCTCCGGGGGAGAAGTGCGCCTCCATGCGCGCGGTGTCGGACACCCCCTGGGTGGGCGAGAGGGCCAGCAGCGTCTCCTCCAGCCAGGAGATGACCTGGCGGGCGCGCGGGTCCGTGACCGAGTCCCGGGCGAGGCTGAAGGCCCGGGAGCGGAAGACGGCCAGGACGGCCTCGCTTGCCCGCCTGTCCTCCAGCACGGCCTGCAGGGCGCGCCGCTCGGAGCGGGTGAACTGCTTGTCGGCCAGGGTGGCCGTGAGGATGGCGTCGATTTCGGAAGCGTTCATGGGGACCCGGGGAGGCGTCCGAAGCGTAACGCACCACACGCTCGGCGAAGAACAGGCGGGCATGCGGGGCGCAGGGGGGTTAGGGTAGGAGCCATGAACATCCCCTTCGTCATCGAAACCTCCCACCGCGGCGAGCGGGCGTATGACCTCTACAGCCGGCTCCTGAAGGACCGCATCATCATGCTGGGCGTGCCCATCAATGACGATGTGGCCAACGTCGTCGTGGCCCAGATGCTGTTCCTGGAGTCCGAGGATCCGGAGAAGGGGATCAACATCTACATCAATTCGCCGGGCGGCTCCGTCACGGCGGGCCTGGCCATCTATGACACGATGCAGTACGTGAAGTGCCCCGTGTCCACCATCTGCGTGGGCCAGGCGGCCTCCATGGGCGCGCTGCTGCTGCTCGCGGGCAGCAAGGGCAAGCGCTACGCGCTGCCCAACGCGCGCATCATGATTCACCAGCCGCTGGGCGGCGCGCAGGGCCAGGCGACCGACATCGACATCCAGGCGAAGGAGATCCTCCGCCTGCGCGCGTACCTCAACGGCATCATCGTGAAGCACACGGGCCACACCATCGAGCGCATCGAGAAGGACACCGAGCGCGACTACTTCATGAGCGCCGACGATGCGCGCCAGTACGGCATCATCGACGAGGTGGTGGTGAAGCCCGGCGTTCCGGTCTCGAACAAGGGGTGAGCGCGGGGGCCGGGCAATGCCCAAGGTAGGGGCATGAACCGTCCCACCCCCTGGCTGTTGATGACGGCCGCGCTCCTGTCCGGAGCGTGTGCCACCCCGCCCACGGGCCGCAGGCCCCAACCCCCCGGCCCCGCCACGGTGCAGGCGGAGCTGGGGCAGCGCGAGGTGCTGCTGGCGGGCGAGGAATACGCGCGCAGCCACGGCTACACGCTGGCGGAGCGCCGCGAGGCCACCGAGGTGCGCCCCAACTACTGGCGGCTGCGCTTCGGGCTGGCCCAGGAGCAGGGCAAGCTGCTGCACCTGGAGTTCGACGAGGGCACGGGCGCGGTGGTGCGCGAGGAGATCGTCCCCGTCGCCCCGGGCGAGGCCCCGTCCGCGCCGGGGCCCTGAGGCGCCCGCAAGACGCGCCCTCTTTCGGGGCCAGAGCGGCTAGAATGCAGGGGCGGCGTGGCGTGAACCGAGGAAGGGTGTGGCAGTGCGTCCGGTGTTGATTTTCCTGGGTCTCGTGGCGCTGGGCTTCTTCGTGGCGCTCATCATCCGGGGCACGGAGGCCCAGCGGTTGCGCAGGGCCTGGTTCCGCAACACCCCGCTGCCGAGGGTGCAGGCCGAGGAGTCCCTCGCACGGCATTTGATGGCGCTCAAGGAGCGGTTCCCCCACCGCACCGAGGCCTGGTACCTGAAGAAGGTGCTGTCGGACCTTCAGCGGGACCGGCGCTGAGCCGCCCCCGGGGGAGTGGGAGTTCGCGGCAAATGGACGACGGGCTCGAGTCGCGGTTGAAGCACCTGGAGCGGGGCTACCGGCGCATGCAGGGCGTGGCGTTCGCCGCGCTGGCGCTGGCCGGCGTGGGCCTGGGGGCCGCGGCCTTCCGGACGGAGGCACCGGCCGGGGCGCTCGTCGCCTCGCGGCTGACGCTCGTGGATGCGCAGGGGCGCCCGCGCGCCACGCTCGCCGCGGAGCTGGAGGGCCACGCGGGGCTGGTGCTCCGCGATGCGGCGGGCCACCCCCGCGCCCTGCTCGGCGTGACGGCGGAGGGCTCGCCCCGGCTGCGCTTCTCCACGGCCGGGGGGGACACGCTCGCCGAGCTCACCGTGTACTCGGAGGAGGCGCCGCGCCTGGCGCTCGCGAACGCGGGCGGCACGGAGTTCTTCGCCGTGGGGCTCTTCCCGGACGGCTCGTCGCGGCTGGAGCTGGCGGACGAGTCCGGCCGGCCGCGCGCCATCCTCGGGGCCGACGAGCACGGCTCGCCCGGGCTCCTGCTGGTGGACCGCAAGGGGCAGACCCGGGCCACGCTGCGCGTGTCGCCCTCCGACAGCGCGAGCCTCGTGCTGGAGGGGCGCGACGGCGAGGTGTTCCAGGCACCCTCCTCGGTGCAGTAGCCCTCAGGGCTTGGCGGGCTTCGGCGGGGGCTCCGGCACGGGCGGCAGCACCTTGAAGCCCTGCTGGAGCATCAGGCCCAGCGTGTCCACGACGCTCCAGGAGGCGACGATGCGCCCCTTTTTCAGCTCGAAGAGGGTGTGGCCCGTCAGCTCCAGCGGCGGGGGCTTCGCCTTCGCCTCGGCCGTCTCGTCCAGGAGGGGGGAGACCGGGCCTTCCGCCTTCCAGTGCATGTGGACCAGGTCTCCTTCCGCGAGCAGGTGCAGGATGCGGAACTGGAGGCCGGGCAGCTCGTGCAGGCTCGCCTCCTCCTGGGCCCGGAGGTAGGCGGGGCCCCGGGCGTTCTCGGGCGCTCCCTCGGACAGGTCCACGAAGTCCTCGGCCACGTACACGGGGATGCGCTCCAGCCGGTGCTGGCCATACACCTCCTCGGCGAAGGCCTGGACGAGGCGCTTGTTCTCCGCCTCCTGGGCGAGGTTGCGGCGCTTGGAGGAGGTGGCGCAGTGGGTGGCCAGCAGCAGGGGGAGCGTGAGCAGCAGGGTGCGAATCATGGGATGTCTCATCGGGGGTCGGGTCATGGCGAGAGGTGGCCCAGGCCGATGGGGGCCGCCAGGCACGCGTCCGGAATGCCGAAGGCCTGGGTGAGCGCCAGCGCGTCCGGCCGCAGCTCCGCGCACAGGCGCGCCACCTCCTTGCGGATGGCCTTGGCCTTGGCGCCCTCCAGCAGCTCGTTCTCCAGGAACCAGCCGCTGGCCTCCATCAGGCAGCCCAGGCCGTACACGTCACACAGCTTGCCGAGCACCGTGCGCGCGCCCAGGTCCTCCACCCAGGCGATGCCCTCGCGGAACTGCTCCAGCACCACCCGCTCCACGTGCGCGTGGGCCAGCGCCATCAGGTGGTCCTGGCACTCGTTGAAGGCCTGGAACGAGTCCATGCCCGCGCCCAGGCGCTTGCGCAGCCGCCGCGCCACCGAGGCCACCAGGTCCGACTCCCGGAAGCGCAGCGCGCGCAGCTGGAAGTCCCCATCGCGCAGGTGCTCGCTGTCCGTGCGCCGGGCCTGGAAGGGGTTGAGGTCCGTCAGCGCCACCGAGGCCCGCTCCATGATGAGCTTCATCACGGCGAAGACGCGGTCGTCCTCGAACTGCTGCCGGTAGCCCGTCAGCACGCTCTTGGCCACCAGCTGCATGAGCACCGTGTTGTCCCCCTCGAAGGTGGTGAACACGTCCGTGTCCGCCTTGAGCGAGGGCAGCCGGTTGGCGGCGAGGTAGCCCTGCCCGCCGCACGCCTCGCGCGCCTCCTGGAGGGTGCGCGTGGTGTGCCAGGTGGTGTAGGCCTTGAGCCCCGCGGCCAGGGCCTCGACTTCGCGGGCGTCCGCCTCGGTGCGGCCGGTGTAGCGCTTCACCAGGTACTTCAGGGCGAAGTCGAGCGCGTACGTGGTGGCCAGGGGCCGCAGCAGCCGGAGCTGGTGCGAGGGGTAGTCCAGCAGCCGCACCTCGGAGGCGCCCACCGGGCCGAACTGCCGCCGCTGCTCGGCATAGCCGATGGCGGTGGCCAGCCCGCTCTTGGCGGCGCTCAGCCCCGCGGTGGCCACGCTCACCCGGCCCGCCACCAGCGTGCCCAGCATGGTGAAGAAGCGCTTGGAGGCGCTCGCGATGCTGCTGGTGTACTCGCCCTCGGGGCTCACCTGCGCGAAGCGGTCCAGCAGGTTCTCCCGGGGCACGCGCACCGCGTCGAACCACAGCCGGCCGTTGTCCACCCCGTTGAGCCCCATCTTCAGGCCGCAGTCCTCCGCGCGCACCCCGGGCAGCAGCCGGCCCTGCTCATCGCGCAGGGGCACCAGCAGGGCGTGCACGCCGTGGCGCTCGCCCTTCACCTCGAGCTGGGCGAACACCGTGGCCATGCGCCCGTGCAGCGCGGCGTTGCCGATCCACTCCTTGCGCGCATGCTCCGAGGGGGTGCTCACCACGAAGTCCCCCTGCTCCTCGTCGTAGAGCGCCAGCGTCTCCAGATCCCGGACGTTGGAGCCGTGGCCCAGCTCGCTCATGGCGAAGCAGCCGGGCAGCTCCAGCGAGGCGATTTTCGGCAGGTACTGGCGGTGGTGCCGCTCGGTGCCCAGGAAGAACACGCTGCCGCCGAACAGCCCGAACTGCACCCCGGCCTTGATGACGAGGCTCAGGTCGAAGAAGGCCAGCGTCTCGAAGGCGGCGATGAACGCGCCCAGGTCCGTCTTGGACGTGTCCGCCGGGTAGGCCAGCGACCCCAGGCCCCGGTCCGCCAGGGCCTTCAGCCAGGTGAAGACCCGGGCCCGGTACGCGGCCGTGTCCCGCTCGTCCCCGTAGCGGAACTCCGGGGAGGCCAGCCAGGTGCGCACCCGGGCGCGCTCGGCGGAGTAGGTGCGGTCCAGCACCGCGCGCATCGCCTCCACCGGAAAGGAGGACGCGGGGGGGGCCTCCTCGCGGCGCACCGGCGGGGTGAGCGTGCGCACGGCCTCGGCGCTGGAGATGCCCAGGGAGGTCTCCAGCGGGGCCAGGCCGCGGGCCAGCTCCTGGAGCGAGGCCGGCAGCCCCTCCTGGCCGCCCAGGAGCTCGGCGAGCTGGGAGCCCAGCTCCACCAGGTTCTGCTGGGAGCTGCCCTGGAGGCGCCCGGCGGTGCGGCGGATGTGCTCGTGCAGGTGCGCCAGGGCCGTGGCCGTGGGGGGATTCAGCGGATCCAACCACTGGGCCAGCACGGCGCTGGCGCGCAGATCCAACCAGGGCTGGGCCCGGGCGGCGGTGCCCAGCGCGCGGATCTCCTCGTGCGTCAGGTCGCCGTCGGTCCAGGCCACGTAGAGCAGGGGCACCAGCGGCGCCAGGCGCGGCAGGGACAGGAGCTCCTGGACGGACGGGCCCTTCAGGTCATCGATGGCCAAGGCGGGGTGCTCCTGGGGGGGGCAAGAGGAAGCGCCCAGTTCGCCACGGCCCGGGCCTCAGGGCAACGGCCGGATGCGACCGTCCGCCAGACGACACCCAGGAGTGTTGTCCCGCATGCCAGAGCGCCCCACCGTTCCTAGCTTGGCCGGCCAGGGAAGGGGAGGGTGTGATGGCGGATCCATTGGATGAGGTGGTGCCCCAGCCGGGCGCGCATGGGTGGAGCCCCGAGGAGGGACGGCGCCACGAGATGAAGGGGCCTTTCCATCTGCCCAAGGGCCCGGATGGCTTCTCCTTCGTGCTGTTCCAGTCCACCGGGGTGTCCCTGCAGCCCGGACACCGGGTGGACCTCATCGAGAACGGCGCGGTGTTCGAGCGCATGCTGGAGGACATCCGCAAGGCCCAGCAGAGCATCCACATCCTCGTCTACATCTGGCGCCCCTGTGACGTGTCGGACCGCTTCGTGGAGGCGCTCCGGGAGCGGGTGAGCGCCGGGGTGAAGTGCCGCGTGGTGGTGGACCCCGTGGGCAGCGAGGAGGTGCGCGGGGACAAGGACTTCGACCAGAAGGTGGAGCAGCGGCTCACCGAGTGCGGCGTGGAGGTGCACTACTACCGGCCCCTGGCGGGCAAGGTGCTGGGCCGGCTCCTGGGGCGCACCCACCAGAAGCTCGTCATCGTCGATGGGCACATTGGCTACAC
Above is a genomic segment from Stigmatella erecta containing:
- a CDS encoding ester cyclase, whose translation is MIRTLLLTLPLLLATHCATSSKRRNLAQEAENKRLVQAFAEEVYGQHRLERIPVYVAEDFVDLSEGAPENARGPAYLRAQEEASLHELPGLQFRILHLLAEGDLVHMHWKAEGPVSPLLDETAEAKAKPPPLELTGHTLFELKKGRIVASWSVVDTLGLMLQQGFKVLPPVPEPPPKPAKP
- a CDS encoding phospholipase D-like domain-containing protein: MNASEIDAILTATLADKQFTRSERRALQAVLEDRRASEAVLAVFRSRAFSLARDSVTDPRARQVISWLEETLLALSPTQGVSDTARMEAHFSPGEGPLRAIVELIEEARGSIEVCVFTVTDDRITRALLEAHRRGLRVRVVSDNDKSLDPGSDMRRLSEAGIPVRLDRTEAHMHHKFALFDRKRLLTGSYNWTRSAAAVNHENVLVSDDTRLVQPFGRAFDALWDSLE
- the clpP gene encoding ATP-dependent Clp endopeptidase proteolytic subunit ClpP; the protein is MNIPFVIETSHRGERAYDLYSRLLKDRIIMLGVPINDDVANVVVAQMLFLESEDPEKGINIYINSPGGSVTAGLAIYDTMQYVKCPVSTICVGQAASMGALLLLAGSKGKRYALPNARIMIHQPLGGAQGQATDIDIQAKEILRLRAYLNGIIVKHTGHTIERIEKDTERDYFMSADDARQYGIIDEVVVKPGVPVSNKG
- a CDS encoding acyl-CoA dehydrogenase, which produces MAIDDLKGPSVQELLSLPRLAPLVPLLYVAWTDGDLTHEEIRALGTAARAQPWLDLRASAVLAQWLDPLNPPTATALAHLHEHIRRTAGRLQGSSQQNLVELGSQLAELLGGQEGLPASLQELARGLAPLETSLGISSAEAVRTLTPPVRREEAPPASSFPVEAMRAVLDRTYSAERARVRTWLASPEFRYGDERDTAAYRARVFTWLKALADRGLGSLAYPADTSKTDLGAFIAAFETLAFFDLSLVIKAGVQFGLFGGSVFFLGTERHHRQYLPKIASLELPGCFAMSELGHGSNVRDLETLALYDEEQGDFVVSTPSEHARKEWIGNAALHGRMATVFAQLEVKGERHGVHALLVPLRDEQGRLLPGVRAEDCGLKMGLNGVDNGRLWFDAVRVPRENLLDRFAQVSPEGEYTSSIASASKRFFTMLGTLVAGRVSVATAGLSAAKSGLATAIGYAEQRRQFGPVGASEVRLLDYPSHQLRLLRPLATTYALDFALKYLVKRYTGRTEADAREVEALAAGLKAYTTWHTTRTLQEAREACGGQGYLAANRLPSLKADTDVFTTFEGDNTVLMQLVAKSVLTGYRQQFEDDRVFAVMKLIMERASVALTDLNPFQARRTDSEHLRDGDFQLRALRFRESDLVASVARRLRKRLGAGMDSFQAFNECQDHLMALAHAHVERVVLEQFREGIAWVEDLGARTVLGKLCDVYGLGCLMEASGWFLENELLEGAKAKAIRKEVARLCAELRPDALALTQAFGIPDACLAAPIGLGHLSP
- a CDS encoding DUF47 domain-containing protein → MLEKLMPRSDEFFDDFDAQCAVTVEGTRLLHALLSDYRDVPSRVEALRDMELRGDFVTHTALTRLHHQFITPFDRLQIHALLSRIDDVLDFTHAAATRLSAYGIQAALPDAAELARLLVLGAEKVQEVVGSLRLLKKPQQILAGCRDIKRLAWQADEALRTGMGQLFKSGMDHLTVIKWKEIYDLLDTATGKCNEVAHVIQGVVLEHS
- the fumC gene encoding class II fumarate hydratase → MSTKNVRIEKDTFGPIEVPADKLWGAQTQRSRQNFAISSERMPLALIYALVRVKKAAALVNKANGSLPAEKADAIVKAADEVLEGKHDEEFPLLVWQTGSGTQTNMNCNEVLANRASEILGGERGESRKVHPNDDVNKGQSSNDVFPTAMSVAAAEAVVQHVLPELKALQDVLAQKSEAFKDVVKIGRTHLQDATPLTLGQEFSGYVAQLHHAAAHIERTLPHLYELALGGTAVGTGLNAPKGYAEQVAKEIARLTGQPFVTAPNKFEALAANDALVQAHGALKGLAAVLFKVANDVRWLASGPRSGIGELTIPENEPGSSIMPGKVNPTQSEALTMLSAQVFGNDVAIGLGGASGNFELNVFKPLIIQNFLQSCRLLADGMRSFRLHCAVGIEPNLPRLKENLERSLMLVTALNPHIGYDNAAKIAKTAHKQGKTLKEVAVELGLVTPEQFDQWVRPEKMTGNL